In one Nomascus leucogenys isolate Asia chromosome 13, Asia_NLE_v1, whole genome shotgun sequence genomic region, the following are encoded:
- the NCOA6 gene encoding nuclear receptor coactivator 6 isoform X2, producing the protein MTANQGWKKAPLPGPMQQQLQARPSLATVQTPSHPPPPYPFGSQQASQAHTNFPQMSNPGQFTAPQMKSLQGGPSRVPTPLQQPHLTNKSPASSPSSFQQGSPASSPTVNQTQQQMGPRPPQNNPLPQGFQQPVSSPGRNPMVQQGNVPPNFMVMQQQPPNQGPQSLYPGLGAGQANPNFMQGQVPSTTATTPGNSGAPQLQANQNVQHAGGQGAGPPQNQMQVSHGPPNMMQPSLMGIHGNMNNQQAGSSGVPQVNLSNMQGQPQQGPPSQLMGMHQQIVPSQGQMVQQQGTLNPQNPMILSRAQLMPQGQMMVNPPSQNLGPSPQRMTPPKQMLSQQGPQMMAPHNQMMGPQGQVLLQQNPMIEQIMTNQMPGNKQQFNTQNQSNVMPGPAQIMRGPTPNMQGNMVQFTGQMSGQMLPQQGPVNNSPSQVMGIQGQVLRPPGPSPHMAQQHGDPATTANNDVSLSQMMPDVSMQQTNMVPPHVQAMQGNSASGNHFSGHGMSFNAPFSGAPNGNQMSCGQNPGFPVNKDVTLTSPLLVNLLQSDISAGHFGVNNKQNNTNANKPKKKKPPRKKKNSQQDLNTPDTRPAGLEEADQPPLPGEQGINLDNSGPKLPEFSNRPPGYPSQPVEQRPLQQMPPQLMQHVAPPPQPPQQQPQPQLPQQQQPPPPSQPQSQQQQQQQQQQMMMMLMMQQDPKSVRLPVSQSVHPPRGPLNPDSQRMPMQQSGSVPVMVSLQGPASMPPSPDKQRMPMPVNTPLGSNSRKMVYQESPQNPSSSPLAEMASLPEASGSEAPSVPGGPNNMPSHVVLPQNQLMMTGPKPGPSPLSATQGATPQQPPVNSLPSSHGHHFPNVAAPTQTSRPKTPNRASPRPYYPQTPNNRPPSTEPSEISLSPERLNASIAGLFPPQINIPLPPRPNLNRGFDQQGLNPTTLKAIGQAPSNLTMNPSNFATPQTHKLDSVVVNSGKQSNSGATKRASPSNSRRSSPGSSRKTTPSPGRQNSKAPKLTLASQANAALLQNVELPRNVLVSPTPLANAPVPGSFPNNSGLNPQNPTVSVAAVGGVVEDNKESLNVPQDSDCQNSQSRKEQVNIELKAVPAQEVKMVVPEDQSKKDGQPSDPDKLPSVEENKNLVSPAMREAPTSLSQLLDNSGAPNVTIKPPGLADLEVTPPVVSGEDHKKASVIPTLQDPSSSKEPSNSLNLPHSNEPCSSLVHPELSEVSSNVAPSIPPVMSRPVSSSSISTPLPPNQITVFVTSNPITTSANTSAALPTHLQSALMSTVVTMPNAGSKVMVSEGQSAAQSNARPQFITPVFINSSSIIQVMKGSQPSTIPAAPLTTNSGLMPPSVAVVGPLHIPQNIKFSSAPVPPNALSSSPAPNIQTGRPLVLSSRATPVQLPSPPCTSSPVVPSHPPVQQVKELNPDEASPQVNTSADQNTLPSSQSTTMVSPLLTSSPGSSVNRRSPVSSSKGKGKVDKIGQILLTKACKKVTGSLEKGEEQYGADGETEGQGLDTTAPGLTGTEQLSTELDSKTPTPPAPTLLKMTSSPVGPGTASAGPSLPGGALPTSVRSIVTTLVPSELISAVPTTKSNHGGIASEPLAGGLVEEKVGSHPELLPSIAPSQNLVSKETSTTALQASVARSELEVNAAIVSGQSSEPKEIVEKSKIPSRRNSRTEEPTVASESVENGHRKRSSRPASASSSTKDITSAVQSKRRKSK; encoded by the exons ATGACTGCAAACCAAGGGTGGAAGAAGGCTCCCTTGCCCGGCCCAATGCAACAGCAACTCCAGGCAAGACCATCCTTAGCCACGGTACAGACgccttcccaccctccccctccATATCCCTTTGGCAGCCAGCAAGCCTCACAAGCCCACACAAACTTTCCTCAGATGAGCAACCCAGGCCAGTTCACAGCTCCTCAGATGAAGAGTTTGCAGGGAGGGCCCTCTAGGGTCCCAACTCCCCTGCAGCAGCCCCACCTCACCAACAAGTCTCCtgcctcctcaccctcctccttccAGCAGGGATCCCCTGCATCCTCCCCAACGGTTAACCAAACTCAGCAGCAGATGGGACCAAGGCCACCTCAAAATAACCCACTTCCCCAGGGATTTCAGCAGCCTGTCAGCTCTCCGGGTCGGAATCCTATGGTTCAACAGGGAAATGTGCCACCTAACTTCATGGTGATGCAGCAGCAACCACCAAACCAGGGGCCACAGAGTTTATATCCAGGCCTAGGAG CAGGACAGGCCAATCCGAACTTTATGCAAGGTCAGGTGCCTTCGACCACAGCAACCACCCCTGGGAATTCAGGAGCCCCTCAGCTGCAAGCAAATCAAAATGTCCAGCATGCAG gtggtcAAGGAGCTGGTCCTCCTCAAAATCAGATGCAGGTGTCCCACGGGCCACCAAATATGATGCAGCCCAGCCTCATGGGAATTCATGGCAACATGAACAATCAGCAGGCTGGTAGTTCTGGGGTTCCTCAAGTGAACCTCAGCAACATGCAAGGCCAGCCCCAGCAAGGCCCACCATCTCAGCTGATGGGCATGCACCAGCAAATCGTGCCCTCCCAGGGCCAGATGGTCCAGCAACAAGGAACCTTGAACCCTCAGAACCCTATGATCCTTTCAAGGGCCCAGCTTATGCCACAGGGCCAGATGATGGTGAACCCTCCGAGCCAAAATCTTGGGCCCTCACCCCAAAGGATGACCCCACCCAAGCAGATGCTTTCCCAGCAGGGCCCACAAATGATGGCGCCACATAACCAGATGATGGGGCCTCAGGGGCAGGTTTTGCTCCAACAGAACCCAATGATAGAGCAGATCATGACCAATCAAATGCCGGGGAATAAGCAGCAGTTTAACACTCAGAACCAGTCCAATGTCATGCCGGGACCAGCCCAGATAATGAGGGGACCAACTCCGAACATGCAAGGAAATATGGTGCAGTTTACAGGACAGATGTCAGGACAGATGCTGCCCCAGCAAGGGCCTGTGAACAACAGTCCATCTCAGGTTATGGGCATTCAGGGGCAGGTCCTGCGGCCACCAGGGCCCAGCCCACACATGGCCCAGCAGCATGGTGATCCTGCTACTACAGCAAATAATGATGTCAGTTTATCTCAGATGATGCCTGATGTTAGCATGCAACAAACCAACATGGTCCCCCCTCATGTGCAGGCCATGCAGGGAAACAGTGCCTCGGGAAACCACTTCTCAGGCCATGGGATGTCTTTCAATGCACCTTTCAGTGGAGCTCCCAATGGAAATCAGATGTCCTGTGGTCAAAATCCAGGCTTCCCAGTCAATAAGGATGTCACACTAACAAGCCCATTGTTGGTCAACTTATTGCAGAGTGACATATCTGCAGGCCATTTTGGGGTaaacaataagcaaaataatACCAACGCAAATAAACCGAAGAAGAAGAAACCCCCTCggaagaagaaaaatagtcaGCAAGATCTAAA cacCCCAGATACTCGCCCAGCTGGTCTGGAAGAGGCTGATCAGCCACCGTTGCCTGGAGAACAAGGAATTAACTTGGATAACTCAGGCCCTAAACTGCCAGAATTTTCAAACCGGCCACCAG GTTATCCTTCTCAACCAGTTGAACAGAGGCCACTTCAGCAGATGCCTCCTCAACTCATGCAGCATGTGGCACCCCCACCACAGCCAccacagcagcagccacagccacaactgcctcagcagcagcagccaccacCTCCCAGTCAGCCACAgtctcagcagcagcagcagcagcagcagcaacaaatgATGATGATGCTCATGATGCAGCAGGATCCCAAATCAGTTAGGCTTCCAGTCTCTCAAAGTGTCCATCCTCCAAGGGGCCCCCTGAACCCCGACTCCCAGAGAATGCCCATGCAACAGAGTGGCAGTGTGCCTGTCATGGTCAGTCTGCAAGGACCTGCCTCCATGCCACCATCACCTGATAAACAAAGAATGCCAATGCCTGTGAATACTCCTTTGGGAAGCAATTCAAGGAAAATGGTCTATCAGGAGAGCCCGCAGAATCCTTCCAGCTCGCCACTGGCGGAGATGGCCTCACTCCCTGAAGCAAGTGGCAGTGAAGCACCATCTGTCCCAGGAGGCCCAAACAACATGCCTTCACATGTAGTACTTCCCCAGAATCAGTTAATGATGACAGGGCCAAAACCTGGACCATCGCCCCTTTCAGCAACTCAAGGTGCAACTCCCCAGCAACCCCCTGTAAATTCCCTGCCCAGCTCTCACGGCCACCACTTTCCAAATGTGGCTGCGCCAACCCAGACATCTAGGCCCAAAACACCAAACAGAGCCAGCCCCAGACCCTATTATCCTCAGACACCCAACAACCGCCCTCCCAGCACAGAACCTTCAGAAATCAGTCTGTCACCAGAAAGACTCAATGCCTCCATAGCAGGACTCTTCCCTCCACAGATTAATATTCCTTTACCTCCTAGGCCAAATTTAAACAGGGGCTTTGATCAACAAGGCCTAAATCCAACAACTTTGAAGGCCATCGGGCAAGCACCTTCAAATCTTACCATGAATCCTTCCAATTTTGCTACCCCACAAACTCACAAATTAGATTCTGTGGTAGTGAATTCCGGAAAGCAGTCTAATTCTGGAGCAACAAAACGGGCAAGTCCAAGCAACAGTCGCAGGTCTAGTCCTGGGTCCAGTAGGAAAACCACTCCAAGCCCTGGGAGGCAAAATTCAAAAGCCCCTAAACTTACTTTGGCCTCTCAGGCAAATGCAGCCCTGTTGCAGAATGTGGAGTTGCCGAGAAATGTATTGGTCAGTCCCACTCCTCTGGCCAATGCCCCTGTACCTGGGAGCTTTCCTAACAATAGTGGGCTGAATCCTCAGAATCCTACTGTGTCTGTGGCTGCAGTTGGGGGTGTTGTTGAGGATAACAAGGAGAGCTTGAATGTGCCTCAGGACAGTGATTGCCAGAATTCCCAGAGTAGGAAGGAACAGGTAAACATTGAACTAAAAGCAGTCCCTGCCCAAGAAGTTAAAATGGTTGTCCCTGAAGATCAATCCAAAAAGGATGGGCAGCCTTCGGATCCTGACAAACTTCCCAGTGTCGAAGAGAACAAAAATTTGGTGTCTCCTGCTATGAGGGAAGCACCAACATCGTTAAGTCAACTTCTTGACAACTCTGGAGCTCCCAATGTGACGATTAAACCCCCTGGGCTTGCAGATCTGGAAGTAACACCTCCAGTAGTTTCTGGGGAGGACCACAAAAAAGCATCTGTCATTCCCACACTGCAGGATCCGTCTTCTTCTAAAGAACCCTCTAATTCCCTAAACTTACCTCACAGTAATGAGCCGTGTTCATCCCTTGTGCATCCCGAATTGAGTGAGGTCAGTTCTAACGTTGCACCAAGCATCCCTCCAGTAATGTCAAGACCTGTTAGCTCTTCCTCCATTTCCACTCCCTTGCCCCCAAATCAAATAACTGTATTTGTCACTTCCAATCCCATCACAACTTCAGCTAACACATCAGCAGCTTTGCCAACTCACTTGCAGTCTGCATTGATGTCAACAGTTGTCACAATGCCTAATGCGGGTAGCAAGGTTATGGTTTCTGAGGGACAGTCAGCTGCTCAGTCTAATGCCCGGCCTCAGTTCATTACACCTGTCTTTATCAATTCATCCTCAATAATTCAGGTTATGAAAGGATCACAGCCAAGCACAATTCCTGCAGCCCCACTGACAACCAACTCTGGCCTGATGCCTCCCTCTGTTGCAGTTGTTGGCCCTTTACACATACCTCAGAACATAAAATTTTCTTCTGCTCCTGTACCGCCTAATGCCCTCTCCAGTAGTCCTGCTCCAAACATCCAGACAGGTCGACCTTTGGTCCTTAGCTCACGAGCCACCCCTGTTcagcttccttcccctccttgTACATCTTCTCCAGTTGTCCCTTCTCATCCCCCTGTGCAGCAAGTGAAAGAATTGAATCCAGATGAGGCTAGCCCTCAAGTGAACACCTCAGCAGATCAGAACACTCTTCCCTCTTCACAGTCAACCACAATGGTTTCTCCCCTTTTGACCAGTAGTCCAGGGTCCTCTGTCAACCGGCGAAGCCCAGTCTCGTCTAGTAAGGGCAAAGGAAAAGTGGACAAAATTGGCCAAATTTTGTTGACCAAGGCGTGTAAGAAAGTTACAGGCTCTCTTGAGAAAGGGGAAGAACAATATGGTGCAGATGGAGAGACTGAAGGCCAAGGGCTAGACACCACAGCTCCGGGGCTCACGGGAACAGAGCAGTTATCCACAGAGCTGGACAGTAAAACCCCAACGCCCCCAGCacccactctactaaaaatgaccTCTAGCCCCGTGGGCCCGGGCACTGCCTCAGCAGGACCCAGCTTACCTGGCGGTGCTCTCCCCACCAGTGTACGCTCGATAGTAACCACTCTGGTACCCTCCGAGCTCATCTCCGCCGTACCGACCACAAAAAGCAATCATGGTGGCATAGCATCTGAGCCACTTGCGGGTGGCCTAGTGGAGGAGAAGGTGGGATCCCATCCAGAACTTCTACCCAGCATAG CCCCGTCGCAGAATTTAGTCTCAAAGGAAACTTCAACCACAGCACTGCAGGCCTCTGTTGCCAGATCAG AGCTGGAGGTAAATGCTGCCATAGTCTCTGGACAAAG CAGTGAGCCCAAAGAGATAGTTGAAAAGTCCAAAATCCCGAGCCGAAGAAACTCCCGAACTGAAGAGCCAACTGTGGCTTCTGAAAGTGTGGAAAATGGACATCGTAAACGATCTTCTcgacctgcttcagcctccagctCTACTAAAG
- the NCOA6 gene encoding nuclear receptor coactivator 6 isoform X1, with the protein MVLDDLPNLEDIYTSLCSSTMEDSEMDFDSGLEDDDTKSDSILEDSTIFVAFKGNIDDKDFKWKLDAILKNVPNLLHMESSKLKVQKVEPWNSVRVTFNIPREAAERLRILAQSNNQQLRDLGILSVQIEGEGAINLALAQNRSQDVRMNGPMGAGNSVRMEAGFPVASGPGIIRMNNPATVMIPPGGNVSSSMMAPGPNPELQPRTPRPASQSDAMDPLLSGLHIQQQSHPSGSLAPPHHPMQPVSVNRQMNPANFPQLQQQQQQQQQQQQQQQQQQQQQQQQQQQQQQQQQQQLQARPPQQHQQQQPQGIRPQFTAPTQVPVPPGWNQLPSGALQPPPAQASLGTMTANQGWKKAPLPGPMQQQLQARPSLATVQTPSHPPPPYPFGSQQASQAHTNFPQMSNPGQFTAPQMKSLQGGPSRVPTPLQQPHLTNKSPASSPSSFQQGSPASSPTVNQTQQQMGPRPPQNNPLPQGFQQPVSSPGRNPMVQQGNVPPNFMVMQQQPPNQGPQSLYPGLGGMPKRLPPGFSAGQANPNFMQGQVPSTTATTPGNSGAPQLQANQNVQHAGGQGAGPPQNQMQVSHGPPNMMQPSLMGIHGNMNNQQAGSSGVPQVNLSNMQGQPQQGPPSQLMGMHQQIVPSQGQMVQQQGTLNPQNPMILSRAQLMPQGQMMVNPPSQNLGPSPQRMTPPKQMLSQQGPQMMAPHNQMMGPQGQVLLQQNPMIEQIMTNQMPGNKQQFNTQNQSNVMPGPAQIMRGPTPNMQGNMVQFTGQMSGQMLPQQGPVNNSPSQVMGIQGQVLRPPGPSPHMAQQHGDPATTANNDVSLSQMMPDVSMQQTNMVPPHVQAMQGNSASGNHFSGHGMSFNAPFSGAPNGNQMSCGQNPGFPVNKDVTLTSPLLVNLLQSDISAGHFGVNNKQNNTNANKPKKKKPPRKKKNSQQDLNTPDTRPAGLEEADQPPLPGEQGINLDNSGPKLPEFSNRPPGYPSQPVEQRPLQQMPPQLMQHVAPPPQPPQQQPQPQLPQQQQPPPPSQPQSQQQQQQQQQQMMMMLMMQQDPKSVRLPVSQSVHPPRGPLNPDSQRMPMQQSGSVPVMVSLQGPASMPPSPDKQRMPMPVNTPLGSNSRKMVYQESPQNPSSSPLAEMASLPEASGSEAPSVPGGPNNMPSHVVLPQNQLMMTGPKPGPSPLSATQGATPQQPPVNSLPSSHGHHFPNVAAPTQTSRPKTPNRASPRPYYPQTPNNRPPSTEPSEISLSPERLNASIAGLFPPQINIPLPPRPNLNRGFDQQGLNPTTLKAIGQAPSNLTMNPSNFATPQTHKLDSVVVNSGKQSNSGATKRASPSNSRRSSPGSSRKTTPSPGRQNSKAPKLTLASQANAALLQNVELPRNVLVSPTPLANAPVPGSFPNNSGLNPQNPTVSVAAVGGVVEDNKESLNVPQDSDCQNSQSRKEQVNIELKAVPAQEVKMVVPEDQSKKDGQPSDPDKLPSVEENKNLVSPAMREAPTSLSQLLDNSGAPNVTIKPPGLADLEVTPPVVSGEDHKKASVIPTLQDPSSSKEPSNSLNLPHSNEPCSSLVHPELSEVSSNVAPSIPPVMSRPVSSSSISTPLPPNQITVFVTSNPITTSANTSAALPTHLQSALMSTVVTMPNAGSKVMVSEGQSAAQSNARPQFITPVFINSSSIIQVMKGSQPSTIPAAPLTTNSGLMPPSVAVVGPLHIPQNIKFSSAPVPPNALSSSPAPNIQTGRPLVLSSRATPVQLPSPPCTSSPVVPSHPPVQQVKELNPDEASPQVNTSADQNTLPSSQSTTMVSPLLTSSPGSSVNRRSPVSSSKGKGKVDKIGQILLTKACKKVTGSLEKGEEQYGADGETEGQGLDTTAPGLTGTEQLSTELDSKTPTPPAPTLLKMTSSPVGPGTASAGPSLPGGALPTSVRSIVTTLVPSELISAVPTTKSNHGGIASEPLAGGLVEEKVGSHPELLPSIAPSQNLVSKETSTTALQASVARSELEVNAAIVSGQSSEPKEIVEKSKIPSRRNSRTEEPTVASESVENGHRKRSSRPASASSSTKDITSAVQSKRRKSK; encoded by the exons GGGAAGGTGCTATTAACCTGGCTTTGGCTCAGAACCGAAGCCAAGATGTGAGAATGAATGGACCCATGGGAGCTGGAAATTCAGTTAGGATGGAGGCGGGATTTCCTGTGGCAAGTGGTCCAG GAATAATAAGGATGAACAACCCTGCCACTGTTATGATACCCCCGGGTGGAAATGTGTCATCTTCCATGATGGCACCAGGCCCCAATCCAGAGCTGCAGCCCAGGACTCCTCGCCCTGCTTCTCAGTCAG ATGCAATGGATCCACTCCTCTCTGGGCTCCATATACAGCAGCAAAGTCATCCCTCAGGATCTTTAGCTCCCCCACACCACCCAATGCAGCCTGTCTCTGTGAACAGACAAAtgaacccagctaattttccccagctgcagcagcagcagcagcagcagcagcaacaacagcagcagcagcagcagcagcagcagcagcaacagcagcagcagcaacagcagcagcagcagcagcaacaacagttGCAGGCAAGACCCCCACAGCAACATCAGCAGCAACAGCCACAGGGAATTCGACCCCAGTTTACTGCCCCAACTCAGGTGCCTGTTCCTCCAGGCTGGAACCAGCTGCCTTCTGGAGCCCTTCAACCTCCTCCAGCCCAGGCTTCTCTGGGCACAATGACTGCAAACCAAGGGTGGAAGAAGGCTCCCTTGCCCGGCCCAATGCAACAGCAACTCCAGGCAAGACCATCCTTAGCCACGGTACAGACgccttcccaccctccccctccATATCCCTTTGGCAGCCAGCAAGCCTCACAAGCCCACACAAACTTTCCTCAGATGAGCAACCCAGGCCAGTTCACAGCTCCTCAGATGAAGAGTTTGCAGGGAGGGCCCTCTAGGGTCCCAACTCCCCTGCAGCAGCCCCACCTCACCAACAAGTCTCCtgcctcctcaccctcctccttccAGCAGGGATCCCCTGCATCCTCCCCAACGGTTAACCAAACTCAGCAGCAGATGGGACCAAGGCCACCTCAAAATAACCCACTTCCCCAGGGATTTCAGCAGCCTGTCAGCTCTCCGGGTCGGAATCCTATGGTTCAACAGGGAAATGTGCCACCTAACTTCATGGTGATGCAGCAGCAACCACCAAACCAGGGGCCACAGAGTTTATATCCAGGCCTAGGAG GAATGCCTAAACGCCTCCCACCTGGCTTCTCAGCAGGACAGGCCAATCCGAACTTTATGCAAGGTCAGGTGCCTTCGACCACAGCAACCACCCCTGGGAATTCAGGAGCCCCTCAGCTGCAAGCAAATCAAAATGTCCAGCATGCAG gtggtcAAGGAGCTGGTCCTCCTCAAAATCAGATGCAGGTGTCCCACGGGCCACCAAATATGATGCAGCCCAGCCTCATGGGAATTCATGGCAACATGAACAATCAGCAGGCTGGTAGTTCTGGGGTTCCTCAAGTGAACCTCAGCAACATGCAAGGCCAGCCCCAGCAAGGCCCACCATCTCAGCTGATGGGCATGCACCAGCAAATCGTGCCCTCCCAGGGCCAGATGGTCCAGCAACAAGGAACCTTGAACCCTCAGAACCCTATGATCCTTTCAAGGGCCCAGCTTATGCCACAGGGCCAGATGATGGTGAACCCTCCGAGCCAAAATCTTGGGCCCTCACCCCAAAGGATGACCCCACCCAAGCAGATGCTTTCCCAGCAGGGCCCACAAATGATGGCGCCACATAACCAGATGATGGGGCCTCAGGGGCAGGTTTTGCTCCAACAGAACCCAATGATAGAGCAGATCATGACCAATCAAATGCCGGGGAATAAGCAGCAGTTTAACACTCAGAACCAGTCCAATGTCATGCCGGGACCAGCCCAGATAATGAGGGGACCAACTCCGAACATGCAAGGAAATATGGTGCAGTTTACAGGACAGATGTCAGGACAGATGCTGCCCCAGCAAGGGCCTGTGAACAACAGTCCATCTCAGGTTATGGGCATTCAGGGGCAGGTCCTGCGGCCACCAGGGCCCAGCCCACACATGGCCCAGCAGCATGGTGATCCTGCTACTACAGCAAATAATGATGTCAGTTTATCTCAGATGATGCCTGATGTTAGCATGCAACAAACCAACATGGTCCCCCCTCATGTGCAGGCCATGCAGGGAAACAGTGCCTCGGGAAACCACTTCTCAGGCCATGGGATGTCTTTCAATGCACCTTTCAGTGGAGCTCCCAATGGAAATCAGATGTCCTGTGGTCAAAATCCAGGCTTCCCAGTCAATAAGGATGTCACACTAACAAGCCCATTGTTGGTCAACTTATTGCAGAGTGACATATCTGCAGGCCATTTTGGGGTaaacaataagcaaaataatACCAACGCAAATAAACCGAAGAAGAAGAAACCCCCTCggaagaagaaaaatagtcaGCAAGATCTAAA cacCCCAGATACTCGCCCAGCTGGTCTGGAAGAGGCTGATCAGCCACCGTTGCCTGGAGAACAAGGAATTAACTTGGATAACTCAGGCCCTAAACTGCCAGAATTTTCAAACCGGCCACCAG GTTATCCTTCTCAACCAGTTGAACAGAGGCCACTTCAGCAGATGCCTCCTCAACTCATGCAGCATGTGGCACCCCCACCACAGCCAccacagcagcagccacagccacaactgcctcagcagcagcagccaccacCTCCCAGTCAGCCACAgtctcagcagcagcagcagcagcagcagcaacaaatgATGATGATGCTCATGATGCAGCAGGATCCCAAATCAGTTAGGCTTCCAGTCTCTCAAAGTGTCCATCCTCCAAGGGGCCCCCTGAACCCCGACTCCCAGAGAATGCCCATGCAACAGAGTGGCAGTGTGCCTGTCATGGTCAGTCTGCAAGGACCTGCCTCCATGCCACCATCACCTGATAAACAAAGAATGCCAATGCCTGTGAATACTCCTTTGGGAAGCAATTCAAGGAAAATGGTCTATCAGGAGAGCCCGCAGAATCCTTCCAGCTCGCCACTGGCGGAGATGGCCTCACTCCCTGAAGCAAGTGGCAGTGAAGCACCATCTGTCCCAGGAGGCCCAAACAACATGCCTTCACATGTAGTACTTCCCCAGAATCAGTTAATGATGACAGGGCCAAAACCTGGACCATCGCCCCTTTCAGCAACTCAAGGTGCAACTCCCCAGCAACCCCCTGTAAATTCCCTGCCCAGCTCTCACGGCCACCACTTTCCAAATGTGGCTGCGCCAACCCAGACATCTAGGCCCAAAACACCAAACAGAGCCAGCCCCAGACCCTATTATCCTCAGACACCCAACAACCGCCCTCCCAGCACAGAACCTTCAGAAATCAGTCTGTCACCAGAAAGACTCAATGCCTCCATAGCAGGACTCTTCCCTCCACAGATTAATATTCCTTTACCTCCTAGGCCAAATTTAAACAGGGGCTTTGATCAACAAGGCCTAAATCCAACAACTTTGAAGGCCATCGGGCAAGCACCTTCAAATCTTACCATGAATCCTTCCAATTTTGCTACCCCACAAACTCACAAATTAGATTCTGTGGTAGTGAATTCCGGAAAGCAGTCTAATTCTGGAGCAACAAAACGGGCAAGTCCAAGCAACAGTCGCAGGTCTAGTCCTGGGTCCAGTAGGAAAACCACTCCAAGCCCTGGGAGGCAAAATTCAAAAGCCCCTAAACTTACTTTGGCCTCTCAGGCAAATGCAGCCCTGTTGCAGAATGTGGAGTTGCCGAGAAATGTATTGGTCAGTCCCACTCCTCTGGCCAATGCCCCTGTACCTGGGAGCTTTCCTAACAATAGTGGGCTGAATCCTCAGAATCCTACTGTGTCTGTGGCTGCAGTTGGGGGTGTTGTTGAGGATAACAAGGAGAGCTTGAATGTGCCTCAGGACAGTGATTGCCAGAATTCCCAGAGTAGGAAGGAACAGGTAAACATTGAACTAAAAGCAGTCCCTGCCCAAGAAGTTAAAATGGTTGTCCCTGAAGATCAATCCAAAAAGGATGGGCAGCCTTCGGATCCTGACAAACTTCCCAGTGTCGAAGAGAACAAAAATTTGGTGTCTCCTGCTATGAGGGAAGCACCAACATCGTTAAGTCAACTTCTTGACAACTCTGGAGCTCCCAATGTGACGATTAAACCCCCTGGGCTTGCAGATCTGGAAGTAACACCTCCAGTAGTTTCTGGGGAGGACCACAAAAAAGCATCTGTCATTCCCACACTGCAGGATCCGTCTTCTTCTAAAGAACCCTCTAATTCCCTAAACTTACCTCACAGTAATGAGCCGTGTTCATCCCTTGTGCATCCCGAATTGAGTGAGGTCAGTTCTAACGTTGCACCAAGCATCCCTCCAGTAATGTCAAGACCTGTTAGCTCTTCCTCCATTTCCACTCCCTTGCCCCCAAATCAAATAACTGTATTTGTCACTTCCAATCCCATCACAACTTCAGCTAACACATCAGCAGCTTTGCCAACTCACTTGCAGTCTGCATTGATGTCAACAGTTGTCACAATGCCTAATGCGGGTAGCAAGGTTATGGTTTCTGAGGGACAGTCAGCTGCTCAGTCTAATGCCCGGCCTCAGTTCATTACACCTGTCTTTATCAATTCATCCTCAATAATTCAGGTTATGAAAGGATCACAGCCAAGCACAATTCCTGCAGCCCCACTGACAACCAACTCTGGCCTGATGCCTCCCTCTGTTGCAGTTGTTGGCCCTTTACACATACCTCAGAACATAAAATTTTCTTCTGCTCCTGTACCGCCTAATGCCCTCTCCAGTAGTCCTGCTCCAAACATCCAGACAGGTCGACCTTTGGTCCTTAGCTCACGAGCCACCCCTGTTcagcttccttcccctccttgTACATCTTCTCCAGTTGTCCCTTCTCATCCCCCTGTGCAGCAAGTGAAAGAATTGAATCCAGATGAGGCTAGCCCTCAAGTGAACACCTCAGCAGATCAGAACACTCTTCCCTCTTCACAGTCAACCACAATGGTTTCTCCCCTTTTGACCAGTAGTCCAGGGTCCTCTGTCAACCGGCGAAGCCCAGTCTCGTCTAGTAAGGGCAAAGGAAAAGTGGACAAAATTGGCCAAATTTTGTTGACCAAGGCGTGTAAGAAAGTTACAGGCTCTCTTGAGAAAGGGGAAGAACAATATGGTGCAGATGGAGAGACTGAAGGCCAAGGGCTAGACACCACAGCTCCGGGGCTCACGGGAACAGAGCAGTTATCCACAGAGCTGGACAGTAAAACCCCAACGCCCCCAGCacccactctactaaaaatgaccTCTAGCCCCGTGGGCCCGGGCACTGCCTCAGCAGGACCCAGCTTACCTGGCGGTGCTCTCCCCACCAGTGTACGCTCGATAGTAACCACTCTGGTACCCTCCGAGCTCATCTCCGCCGTACCGACCACAAAAAGCAATCATGGTGGCATAGCATCTGAGCCACTTGCGGGTGGCCTAGTGGAGGAGAAGGTGGGATCCCATCCAGAACTTCTACCCAGCATAG CCCCGTCGCAGAATTTAGTCTCAAAGGAAACTTCAACCACAGCACTGCAGGCCTCTGTTGCCAGATCAG AGCTGGAGGTAAATGCTGCCATAGTCTCTGGACAAAG CAGTGAGCCCAAAGAGATAGTTGAAAAGTCCAAAATCCCGAGCCGAAGAAACTCCCGAACTGAAGAGCCAACTGTGGCTTCTGAAAGTGTGGAAAATGGACATCGTAAACGATCTTCTcgacctgcttcagcctccagctCTACTAAAG